One window of the Triticum dicoccoides isolate Atlit2015 ecotype Zavitan chromosome 3B, WEW_v2.0, whole genome shotgun sequence genome contains the following:
- the LOC119282072 gene encoding protein LURP-one-related 11-like — protein sequence MAKIQPHPSSPCSSSSYGNQQSSQAYTVWMKSLVFNGNGCAVYGPDGAVAFRVDNYGCRGGREVLFMDRAGNALIRIRRKGFGMFRRWEVSRCAQDGGQDEEATPWFSVRRAEKGGAAVVMHGGSGTCYTIEGCCARKAENRIRDVDGTVVAEVARKQTAAGVVLGEDVLTLTVGPKVDQLLVLGLVVVRGLMNRSL from the coding sequence ATGGCCAAGATCCAGCCCCATCCTTCCTCTCCCTGCTCCAGCTCTTCCTACGGAAACCAACAGAGCTCGCAGGCTTACACGGTGTGGATGAAGTCGCTGGTCTTCAACGGCAACGGCTGCGCGGTGTATGGCCCCGACGGCGCCGTCGCCTTCCGCGTCGACAACTACGGCTGCAGGGGCGGCCGCGAGGTTCTCTTCATGGACCGCGCCGGCAACGCCCTCATCAGGATCAGGCGCAAGGGCTTCGGCATGTTCAGGAGGTGGGAGGTCTCCCGCTGCGCCCAAGACGGAGGCCAGGACGAGGAGGCGACTCCTTGGTTCAGCGTGCGCCGGGCCGAGAAGGGCGGGGCCGCCGTGGTGATGCACGGCGGCTCGGGGACGTGCTACACGATAGAAGGATGCTGCGCGCGCAAAGCGGAGAACAGAATCCGCGACGTGGACGGCACAGTCGTGGCGGAGGTGGCGCGGAAGCAGACGGCGGCGGGTGTGGTGCTCGGGGAGGACGTGCTGACCCTGACGGTGGGACCAAAGGTGGACCAACTGCTCGTGTTGGGCTTGGTCGTTGTGCGTGGCCTCATGAACCGTTCCTTGTGA